The following is a genomic window from Miscanthus floridulus cultivar M001 chromosome 14, ASM1932011v1, whole genome shotgun sequence.
ACTTTTTTCTGGGTAATTGTTGTTGTAAACCATCTTCATAATTTACAGAGCCACTTGCTTAGTATTTATTTTGAATATCTAGGTTTTGGATGCCTAGACCTCCATGATCTTTTGGTTGGCAAATGATAGACCACTTAGCTAGTCTATTTTTTTCTCCTAATGATCATACTACTAAGAAAATCTTGATCTATAGTACTTAATTTTCTTTAATACCCCTCGGTACTTAAAAATAGAGCATAAACATAGTTAAGGTAGATACAACTGAATTAATCAACATTAGACGTCTACCCAAAGAAAGCATTTTGTTTCCTTTCCAACTAGCTAACCCCTTTTTTTAATCTGTTCTTCAATTACTTTCCCATCTTTGTTATTATGTTTTCCGAGGTGCATCGGTATACCTAGGTATCAAAACGGGTATGTGCCTACCTTACAACCAAATAATTATGAATAATGTATTTTATAATATTTAGCCTGCCCAAAATAAAAGATTTCGTTTTTATAAAAGTTTATTTGAGACCCGATAATTACTCAAATGTACAAAGCAACAATTTCATGTTCATTGCTTGTTGAATTTCGTGATCTACAAATATCAGTGTATCATCTGCATACTAGAAGATAGATAAGCCATCTTCTATTAGATATGGTATTACCCTTTCACCTGCCTATTCTCTTAAGCTAGCAAAATGGATATGGATGCTGTGGCCCTCCTGAATGCTGGACAACTCAAATTGGCACTCTGAACAAACCTCCAGAATTCCCGTGTAGCCAAGAAACTGAAACCGATGAAAATCTGATGACCCTTGGGGTCTCCTCCAAAAAATCAAAGAGAGAAGCGAAAACCTGGAGACTATAATTTGTTGCGGATAATTCAATATAGCAGTTGACACTTTATGCAAATTACTGAAGTAAGATTAACATGTGGGTCTCACATTAAAAATTCGAAACTAAAACGAACTTTGTATTATAAGATCCACCCAATTCTACTAATAGATGATTAATTGAACTTAAAGACTTCTCCATGGATAATTCACTTCTCATACCCTACCCTACCCATTTGAATATGGGTAATTGGTACCCACCAAAAGCTAGAGTATTAATGATGTACGTATTTCGTTTCTATAATAAATAAATAGGTTTCAAGACTAGTGACCTTGTAGGAGAGTATAACCACCATGGATTCCAACCAGCTGAGCAAtgtaacatgtatcttgtcatttTCACTTATTTTCAGTTCAGTATGTACAGCAGCTTCTAGTTCTAGTCTTCTACTGCTTAGTCTGTTGCTGACAGTGCTTGAAACTGAAAACAAGCTGAATCCCCACAGAAGTCATAGCCATCTGGAATAGTTCGCTGGGTTTATGAATTCACTAGTCATCCACAAACATGGTTTGAGTTTCGTGGTAACAATTGTGATTTCATTACATATATATGGTTGGAGTTTCGTGATAACAACATTGATTTGATTACATATACCGTTGTTAAGTCATCTTTCAGTAACTGTTGGCAGCCATTGTACATAAGTTTCTCTCTTACATGAGATGCTGCAGTAGCACTGCCTTAAGTTCAACCGAACGGGCCGAGCTGTCTGCGAGTGAATGCTGAAACGTGTATGTGAACTGCTGTATAAATGTGTTCACAGCAATGTTATCTCTGCTAGTGATAGATAACAAAATTCACCACTTATAGTAAAACTGACAGTAATAATTCAATTACCACCATTGCTTCAAGATACGAACCGACAGCAATTGTATTATTCCTACAGCTTGTTCATGTGTTGAACCAACCGTCAGTGATTTGACCGTATTGCGACTGTTACCTGTTTATTGTCAAAAATTCAAAACAAGCACTAGCTGACAGTGCTATATaagtagtactccctccatcccaaattgtaagtcattccaagaatcttagagagtcaaactttttcaagtttgactaaaattatagagagaaacacaaagattgatgacatcaaataggtataatatgaaaatataactaatgaagaatctaatgataattacttggtatgataaatattattattttgttatataaatttggtcaaacttgaaaaactttgactctccaagattcttggaatgacttacaatttgggatggagagaGTAGTAAAGAAGGAACACCGCCAGCAAGATTATAGCTAAGATTTCTCCATGACACACCACAAAACATCACTTAGCAAAATTACATCTCAAAAAGTGTGGTAACAATTGCATCAACGCCACAAAAAAACACTGACATCCACTCTAGTTACATTTCTCATTGAGCTCTAGTTGCAGTTACAATGGCTCTATGCGCTACAAAATTCTTTCAACAGCTGCTCCTATGAGACCAGCCACAAAGAAGCACAGGACCTATCTTAAAAGGTACAGTCAAACACAAAAGGAAACTTCTATTTCCTCCTTGTATTGTATACACCTTCTATCTCCTCATATTGTATACACCTTCTATCTCCATATATTGTATACACCAACTCTACCATTGTGCAGTATATACGTCTGTGCAAAGGGATTTCTCAACAGAGACGATAGGTTTGGTATGAAAGGATACAAAATGGGTTAGCCTTGTGAGATGAGGGCAGCAGGACTGGATGGAGTATCAGGAGGATAAACGGAGTGCTATCTCGTGGAGAAGCAATCTCTTCTGAGACGCATCAATCACACCATTGCACTCTGCATTCACGAGGATCTCACTCATGATTGCAGCAGCATGCCCAGTAGGCTCTTCAGATGTCCTCCGCAGCATGAACATCTGCACAACATTAGGACAGCTGTTTTATTAAATATTTAGTCTACTCAAATGTAGAAAGCAGGGTGCTGAAATTGACAAGAAGTCTGTTGGTCCGCTGTCCAGTTTCTACCTCAATCATACTCTGATTAACCAACCAAGTTAAAAAACCACTAGATGATTTAAGGTCACACTAATAATGTTTATTTCATTACATGGGAAGCACTTGTAAACTCTACCTTGCAGATCCGTTGTGCATAGAGAGACAAATTACCTGTCCACGATGAGATATCTCAAGACACCCAGGTGGCTGGATCCATGGTTCACCATCAACCTGGACAGGGAATGAACTGTGGAGGTGCAATCTTATAACTTTTCCTTGGGCTAACCGGTGTGCCCTTGAAAGTCCGACCTATCAACCATAGAAAAATGATTGTAAGATGCTACCTCAGCTTCATCAATACATATCAGAAGGAACAGCACCAGGTTTGAAAATGGACGACACTAACTGAAAGATTTAGAGGAAGCAGACTATCTACCTGCAGTTTGCCTAGATGCCATGTCCCCGATATACAAACCACCTCAAGTATTTTGTCATGGATTGATTGCAAACTGAAATCATCATCGTGTTCATTGTCGTTTTGCCACAGATCAACACCACCCATGTAGCTAGGGATATTCATTACAATCACACCTTCTGCATCCTGATGAGAATACCAGATAAGAAAGAATCCTCCAAAGATAATAAATCACAAAGTTGTGACAGATGAAAGATGCAAAGAAGGCTACCTCCGGAATTTCAATGTTTTCCCCATCAACTTCAAGGCTAACATGCCATGGTAAATCAGAACATGACCTATCCATCATATCCTTTGCACCCTCTCTAGCATATATCAGCTTGTTGACAAACTGTATGGATAAAAGTAATTCATTTAAGTTTCCCCCAACATATATAGTAAGCATTAAGCAAAGAAGGTAATATATGATCACGACTGTTTATAATGCAGAGATTTCTCAGTAGGTTTCCAGGATTTGAAAAGAAACTGTTGATTTCCTACAGAAATATTAGGACACTACCACATCCTAAGTGTAAACTGtaaaatgaaaaataaaaaaatacatcCCTACCTGACTGCAAAATTTATCTGGTTTTTCCTCCCTAGAGGTGTGGAAGTCATAAGCAACCTTTGCATCGCATCCAATACCTACAGGCCAAAACAAATGAATAATATATATTTAGCACATTATGAGTTACAACTGAAGTAATGTATTTCAATTAAAAATATACCAAACTGTTAAGTAAGATGGTGGAAGTTTAAATGAGAAAACTTACCTAAATAATTAGTCATAAATTTTACTTGCTTGGTGCATTGACCTTCTGTTCCATTCTTCTCTTTGATGGCTACATTCCAGCGATCAAGCACTGTAACAGCTGCATGGTCAACATCATTTAAAAGTGCATAAATGCCTTCTCGTTCGACAGAAGATAAACCCCCTCCCCAGCGCATAACACGTGATAGGTCATTTCCAGTTCCGAGAGGAAGAATGGCGACAGGGGGAAGAGATTCATAGTTCTGCTTTTCAATGGCATCAAGAACCCAGGCTACAGTTCCATCCCCACCACAAACAAGGATTCTGAAGTGTTTCACATTGTGGAATAGTTGTAATCCAACTTCAGGTCCCTGAGAAGCACTTAGCTCAAATATCTGAAACAAGGATTGGAATTGTTAGGTGAAGCTAAGAGTATTAAATCGGTTGCAATCAGGAGTGCCAATTAAATGAATTAAGTAATCATATTTTAACTACAACACACATGGATAGATTTTAGTGCCTATTAAATTGCATGTGGCTTACAAAAGAGAAGAAACCATAAAGCAAGATTACTCCAGCAGAGCAGTGTCGTTCAGTACTTATATCAGGTAGGACAATTGGACTACATCTGTACATCTAGAATTCTAGAATGACATAAGGTAAATTATTGTTTAAAATATTTCAGAGGATATACTCAATTATTCATAAAAAGCTACTGCTTGTAAAAAGGTTTATTTGACTCAGCAGCTGATAGgaatggattttctatttttttctaacTAGAAAATAAGAACATTGATTACCTGTATAGGATTCAACAACATGTTCAGCCTTCTTCTAAGAGAAGGTCCATTTCTGCCTCCACTCTTGCCGTTGATGAATACCAGCAGTGGTCTTGAATCTTGTGGCAAATCAACAAGTTCATACTTTCTCACTCGTCCATTAGGAATACCAGATCGATATGTTTGCTTTAGAGAATTTTGAGATAAAGGCTTTGCCAGTGCATACTTTCCATCCAGGCCCTTCAATCTAGCAAATCCTTCAAGCACTGAATCAAGGACTGAGCATTTTGCGGGAATTGAATTTGTCTTGCCACCAGGATGGTTCTTCACGTGTTTCTTGTTGCGTGACCTCCTACGGTTCCCAACTGTTGAATTGGCAAACCCATCCTTGATTGAGTTGATCATTCCGTTAATTCCTGAACCTTGACCAACTTCTTTCACTGATTGGGGAGGAACAATAAGCCTCCTAAGAAGGCCAAGATCACAAGTGTTTGTGGTTTCCTTCAACAGTTTCGCATGACAATCGACATGGATCTGCCGCTGGCACCACAGGCAGCGCCATATAGGAGAGACGCCAAGGAAAGGCACACCGCACGGCTCATCGCAGTAGTAGCAGAAGGAGGATATCTCCGGGTTGTCGTCCAGCTCGACCCACCTCTCAGACCAGTGATGCAGCAAGGGCGAAGCGCCAGCCTGCGCAACGCACTTGCAGTCCTTCTCAGCACGGGGAGAGCAGTTCGAGTGCGCGGCCATGCCGCAAACCGGGCAGCGGTGAACCACGTCGTCGGCGCCCTGCGTGGAGCCGAGGGACGACAGGCAAACGCAGCACGTCGACGGCTGGCCGCCGTGGAAGTGGTCCTCGGACCACGAGTGGCAGGAGCTCGGGCATCGCGATCTCCTCCACGCGGCGCGCTTCTCCCTGGCCGCCTTGGTCCAGTACAGCGCCGCCTCGCGCTGCAGCCTGAGGAGAGCGTAGATGAGCGCGGCGAGAGCAATGGAGCCCGCGGTGACGAGCCAGCCCAGGAAGTGGAGCCCGGAAGGGTCAAGCAGACGTGCCATGCTCACGAGCAAGGATCCCACCAGGTCCATGGCAGCTTGTTCGCCAGGCTTGTCGCGCATAGAAGCAgagcctgcagcagcagcagcaagaacAATGGAACCGTGGGTCGCCAGCTCGTTAGCAAGAATAATATCGCACCGCTGGCAAACAAAAGTACTAGCATCCTAGACTAGAGCTGCAAAATGCGTGCGGTGGAACCCCACGCAACCACGGGGCGGGGCCCGACGATTTTTCCTGATCTGTAGACGAAAGAAAAGCATGTTTAAATGGAAAGCAAGCCCCTCCGCTTCATGGCATTCCCCCAAGGATCACGCCTCAAAACAAGAACAAAATCCAGCCTCAACCTCCCACACGGAAATCAATTTTCTCCTCCGATTTCAGCGTAGGAATCCAGGCTCCGATGGCACCGGAATCGCTGGTCGACCCAGAGGAGAGGAGGGAACAAGGCAAAACAAAACAAATCGAACCGAATCCGGCGAGCCAACGCGGTTGCTAAGCACAAGCAGCGCGGCGGCAGGGCCTGGATCCGCGCCCGCACGGGATCCCGCATTCCCCGTCCGTGCCCCCCGACTCCCCGAGGATTTCATTTGAACAAACAACCCCGCGCCGAATCCCCGAGCCCCATGCGCGCAGCAGCAGATTTGGTAGGATCGCGAGCGCTCACCTCGTCCGCGGGGCGGATGGGGGGGCGAGCAAACCCTTGCTCCGCTTGGCTTGGTTTAACGAACCCTCGGCCACCGCCTCGCAACCTCGCTTAGCTTTTGCCGTGCCGTTGGGTTCGGTCGGTCGGCGCTtcagaggagaggagggagaggaagaggagaatTCGAAGATCGTGGGTGGAGGCTGGAGGCCGATCGGCGTCGCGGCGTGCGTTTATAAAAAGGTAAAGCAAAGATGGGAGGATTCGGGGCGGGGGGAGTACAAGCGCAAGCGCGTCCTGTGCACTGACAAGGATGGGTCATGGGTGGCGTCCCAGGCACCTGGAGCTCTACgctttagggcgcgtttagatccaaattttttttttgtttttggctactgtagcactttcgttgttatttgataattagtgtctaattatggactaattaggttcgaaagtttcgtctcgtgatttctcgacgaactgtgtaattagtttttttttcgtctacatttagtacttcatgcatgtgccgcaagattcgatgtgacagacaCTGCGCAAAAATTTTTAGTTTTTaggtggaactaaacggggccttagtacaCGTCACTTGTAAACATTTCGTACGGGGTGGGTTCCTCCGTCTAAATCTTAGTTCTTGTCCCATCCCATCACATATATGTAcaggtattaaatatagattaattactaaattaattatacaacttgcgactaatttatgagatgaattttttaagtctaatcagTTCATagtttgataatgtggtgctacagtaaatatgtgctaatgacagattaattaggcttaaaaaattcgtctcatggagtactaacggattatgtaatttgtttttttattagtatctgaacacctcATGTGATATCCTCATTtgatacctcctaaattttagccaCTGGATCCAAACACCTCCTTACTGTTCTAGCAGATCTCCTTTCTCAATCCTATCTTGCTATATTTTTCCCCAATCCTCAAAACATCTCCTTATTCCCTCAAATAGAATGAAACAAGCTGATTTTCCCCCCCTCAATCCTCTTTTCTTTTTCAATTCGTTGGAGCACAGTTTCCCTATACTCTAAAAGTATgcaaattcatcaaaatctaactTCGTGTCTGATTGGACACACCAGTACTAATAGTTATGGCAAGCTAAAACTAGTACTCGTGATCTAAAATAGACCGACTTACTATTAAGTATTAACTAAGGAACTACTAACTATTAGTTTGACTAATAACATTTGAGGCTACCGATACATGCTAATAGATACTAATAATGAgcgtgttcgctggtctgaaactgggTTGAAACTGGCTTAAAAATACTGATCAgctgaattgttgtaagagaaaaacattgtttcagctgaaaaaaaaTCGAACAAATTGAATATGGGATAAACCGAACAGACCCAATATCAGTACATGGATCGAAATAGTTTGGTACGAATAATTAGCCAGCTGACTATATAGCACCACGGAATCCAACACAGAACTCCAAAAGTCAGCTTGGGCTAGGAGTACACACATGGCTAGTCCGTTGAGTCTTTCCACGGCGGCAGGCGGACCCGGCCGGCGTCCGAGTCTTCCGCCGTACAGCGCGAGCCAGGCAACCAGCCAGTCACCTGCGACCGCGAACTTATCGATCGatttatataatatttttttcttacagtAAACTTATAAGCCAACTTTAATATCAATCGAACATGCCTCGCTGTCGCTCAAATGGTTTTTGTTTCTTCTCTGCGCCGTCTTGTccgtcttttcttcttcttttttttccccTAGTCGGCGGACGGTGACAAGGCGTGTAGTACTACTAGCTCAAATCAGCTGGGCTGCcctctcgtcgtcgccgtcgccgtcgcgtgGTCAGCGTGGCCGTTTCGATGGGATCCAAGAGGGAGTATTGTGTAATTAGTGAGAGGTAGCTAGCGCGCCGGAAGATGCTTTGGTTAGCGGTTGCGTGGTGCGATCATGAAGCACATAGGGGCACCTCTAACTTAGAAATCAGCATAGTTTCTATGACATTAAGGCCTCggacttaccccatattcgatttgttcggcttctttttttagtcggaacagtgtttttctcttacaacaattcagtaagaacagtgttttcagtcagtttcagttaAAATTCTGCCAGCTAAACGGGGCCTAATTGTATTGTCATTTTAGCGTTTTGCTAATATGGCAAGATAGTTATTAaagagagagcaaaaatcataaaaatcggatctaagttagaaaccatgtctacacgagaaccaagactAAGGGATGTGATTAGTAGAGAATTGAGAGAGAATGTATATGATTAGATAAAAAATTAttctgtagaaactatccatttGAATCACGGTTTCTATATGTAGTGTCTATAAAAATTAATAGATATGTAGTTTCTAGCATTGGGACTACCCTAAGTAAGTCATGCCTGCGGTTTGTGGTTGTGGACTTGTTGCAGTAGAATTAAAGAGCCGGGCTCTCTAATCCCTATCAGGCAATTGTTGTGACACCTGTCACCTTTGGGTCCGTTCGAATGGTATGGTTCTGGAGAAattttggaggaatttgtgagagaaaaatatagttccagatgaaaaaagaagcggatcaagccgggtttaaaggCACGTGAACAGGGCCTCTGTGTTGTGCCAGTGCTGATTCTCATGGGTTTGAGATCGACTCGCTTTGTTTTGACTGTAATTAATTACAGTAGCTCCTTTTTTTTACACTAGagattcgcttgaacttatcagcctgacTTATCAGATATGgtatattgtttttctctcacaacaaatcagcgaacagtacttttcagcatGAATTTTCAGCGAAACGAGCAGGACCTATAGCTCTGTTTTCATTTTGCTTATAGTGGTTCTTACATGGACCAACAAAATTAAAGACCCGGGAAGCCACCAAAAGATATCCCTATTCTTGTtgtttttcatataaattttgcaGAAAGTTTGAAGCGTGCATCACGACCGAAATTAAGTGCGCTTCCAAGAAAGCACTGCATGCGTGCGTACAGACTCTATCTAGCTTAGGATTTCACAAAATTAAATGATTAATCAAAGCCGCTGCCGCAGCACCGAGTGGCTCTTTATCAATCACTTTTGTTCTTCTGGATAATTCCTGCCAAAATCTTAAATCCATCTCTCCATGGGGATCTCATGGCCCCAATATTCCCAATTCCCAAGCAGATGCAGATCCAGTGCGTGAAGAAAGCCAACTTTCGAGTTGGAAAGCGTACGGCTGCGGTGCATTCTTAGTCCCTAAGACTTCGGACTCCGGATTCCTTCTCCCTCCGAGCAAGCGGCTCAAGTAACCCAGAGGCCCTACCACTAAAGCCAAAAAGTTTTTTTAAATGAGAAAGCCAAAAAGGTTAACTTCAATCCTGCAAATATAACTATTCACTAGGGGTGCAGACGTTACGGATATTTTTTTTAACCGTATTTGAGACCGAATCCGTTCAGATGAGTTCAAATCATTCCATATCCGAGTCTAGATAATCAATACTCGATActgtatccatatccgaatactcaagtcgtatatttatgatgtcgatatccaatcgtattttTACGATATAGCTGACACTATTCGAatcaaataaaaatatataaacaaatataatatcaatgATATACATCCGTATCCGAACCTTTTGTATCCCTAGTCACTCTCTCTATTTCACCCACACTTTTGTTTTATTAAAACTAGCACAACCTAATGGCTATCAGCCGTAGCGGACATTTCATCTCCGAAAAGATCAAGACGGAGCTACCGTGTCACAGCACATGCTAATAAACATCTCGCAAATGTTAACATCATCGATTCATGATGTCCAAGTAagtcatgatttttttttttggagcagCTCCAAGTAAGTCATGATGCAGTGCCGTATCAACTCAGGCCTTGTTCGGCGGACATGAAACCCGGCTTAGATCTGtttattttttcatccggaacagtgtttttccctCGCAAATTCCTACAACATTCCTCCAAACtatctaagcccttgtttagttcgcgaaatttggattttggggctactgtagcaccttcgtttttatttgacaaatagtgtccaaacattgactaattaggcttaaaacgttcgtctcgcaatttcccactaaactgtgtaattagtttttcttttcgtctacatttaatgctccatgcatgagccgcaaacattcgatgtgacaggcactgtagcaactttttggattttggggtccaactaaacaagggctaaattcctcgagaattcagacaagcgaacaggcccttaACCTCACATCTGTCCAACTGCAGTCACACAAAAAAAAATGTCCAACTGCGCAGTGGGCCCAGGCCAACCCCCGTTGCAAAAGACCCAGATACTTCCAGAAAGATCTAGCGAACCCAATGCAATGCGAGGCACTGACGACGTCGTCAACTGGCGATCTGACGTGGCCCCTAATCAACAATCCAATTGTGCCGCTGAACACTTGCCCCGGGGTCCAGCGTGTCGCTGTCCACGACACGGCACCTGCTGACGTGCCGTTCCCCTCCGGCCGTTCCCCTCCGGTCGTATTTTCGATGCCCAACCGCCCGCACCTGTCCCAACTGTCCAGTGGGCCCACACCAACCACGGGCCCCACTTCATGTGCAAGATATTTCCGGGCTTTCCCTTTCCTTGCAGGTGGCCGGCCGACGCTGGGTGCTTGTGGTTGCGGGACCGTCGGCGTCGGGGGCCTTCCGCCATGTGTCGGGCTCGGCAAAAAGATGGAAGCAGGCATGGTTCTGACACGTGCGGATCGCTGGGATTCCTCCATTTCAGGTTTGAACCAATGGAGTATGGAGGCTGAGGAGAGGGGTGGTTAGATCCTGTTTGTGTGACAAGGCTTATACGTATTTGATTGATGCACAAGTAAAGTTGTCTAACGTAGAGAGCAATGTTAGCAACTCCACTATGATCCTCAAATTTGAGGGTTCTTATCAAAAGCCAGTGGGGACCCCTACTTAAACCCTTAAATCTCATCCTTCCGCCCTCAATTTCACAGGTGTCAATGGGTCCTTATCTGGGAGTTGGCCATTTTTCTCGCCCCTGCATCAGCACCTCCCTTCCCTCTAAGCCGTATTCATTCCTACACCGCAGACAGCTCTGACAGCTAGCCACCCTTTTTTCTACAACTTGCTACTTCTCGTCCTTCATTGCCGTGCTCCAAGCCTGGGCGCCCCCCTCTCCTACTTCGCTGCCCCCGTGCCGCCGGCAAGAAGCAGCGATGGTCGGGGCAGACAAGATAGATTCATCGGGTATGCGGCGGGTGGTACCATACGACCCTGTTGATCCATAGCGCTGGTCTCGTCCCTAGCACAGTAGGCTTATCATAGAGTAGACGCAAAAAAATCAAACCCTCAAAAGCAAAGGAAAACTCTCAAATCAAAAGTAGAGGCCCTAATTTAAGGTCTCCCGGTGGGTTTTGATATCAACCAAGGCGTGTGTATGCATTTTGATTAATCAAGGAACACCAACGTTTCACTGCTTCATTCTTGTTATTTTCAGTATATAAACCACTGCAATGTTAGAACATTACCACATCCTATTTATTCTACTAAACACAATTATATTTTTATGCATGTGGTCAATGCTAATACAGGTGACTAAAGCTTTATACTTTCAAAGGGTGTTTTTGTCCAACCCAATTTAATTTATGCAACTATTCCATTAAagtatgtactccctctgtcctaaaataaATGTCGTTCCCACTTCCCGACAAATAACTTttactaattttatataaaaaatattaatattttttatacacaattaatatcattagataaattattgaatttattttcataataaatttatttggagatacaaatgtggCACGTATTGTCGGCGTTTCGAATaaacaccgactagtaaatttatatttgttacgcgttaggcctagatggtgtgctaaaagacacaaggtttatactagttcggacagactgtccctacgtccagtttgctgctgcttgtattattagcactgaaaggttcgtagtaggggtacaaacggtcgagagagggacatgtcccaagtctctgatagaaagtgaagcggaccgtgacgcctaagagggggggtgaattaggcaacttaaaaatctaactctaaactacggcctctttttttaaccttagcaaaacatatgcaaagataaactatctaaatgtgcaactacgattttactagtgtgttgctatctcgaccgcaaaaggagtaatacaatcaatgtaaatgagaaagttaaagagcaaggtagagatacgcAAACTCCCGTCCACGACTCCGGCATTTTTATCgtggtatcgagaagcgcacaagcttccccctagtccttgttggagcccttCGGAAGTACCAAttaaaagtaataacatctagttacctaacatgggaaggggaatttgggtccatagtattcactaacccacttggcaatgattttatccatcatgatgcaccccatgaaatgtatCCAAACTtcgccaagtctccaaattctccgaagtccataggacttctcactttcctttcgggatccaaacctttttggtgcttttcatgttggagatgatttcctttgacacccaaaagcatttgaccccattgttggcttgcttgtacaccttgatggccaccaccttgttatttttctttttcttcaagagataaggtgtggaggccttcttgtccaccttgttggtgtaggtgttggagagcttgcttgtttgcttcttctctttcttctttgctcctcctccattcttcaccttgcactcataggacttgtgacctttcttgtggcacacgtagcaaaccacggtttattctttatcaagcttcttcactcccttgacggtgttatcttgatgaagttgggcttgcttcgtcttgcctttcacttgagtcatgtccttggtgaggcaagctacttcttgcttgagttgctcattctcct
Proteins encoded in this region:
- the LOC136504907 gene encoding diacylglycerol kinase 2-like, yielding MRDKPGEQAAMDLVGSLLVSMARLLDPSGLHFLGWLVTAGSIALAALIYALLRLQREAALYWTKAAREKRAAWRRSRCPSSCHSWSEDHFHGGQPSTCCVCLSSLGSTQGADDVVHRCPVCGMAAHSNCSPRAEKDCKCVAQAGASPLLHHWSERWVELDDNPEISSFCYYCDEPCGVPFLGVSPIWRCLWCQRQIHVDCHAKLLKETTNTCDLGLLRRLIVPPQSVKEVGQGSGINGMINSIKDGFANSTVGNRRRSRNKKHVKNHPGGKTNSIPAKCSVLDSVLEGFARLKGLDGKYALAKPLSQNSLKQTYRSGIPNGRVRKYELVDLPQDSRPLLVFINGKSGGRNGPSLRRRLNMLLNPIQIFELSASQGPEVGLQLFHNVKHFRILVCGGDGTVAWVLDAIEKQNYESLPPVAILPLGTGNDLSRVMRWGGGLSSVEREGIYALLNDVDHAAVTVLDRWNVAIKEKNGTEGQCTKQVKFMTNYLGIGCDAKVAYDFHTSREEKPDKFCSQFVNKLIYAREGAKDMMDRSCSDLPWHVSLEVDGENIEIPEDAEGVIVMNIPSYMGGVDLWQNDNEHDDDFSLQSIHDKILEVVCISGTWHLGKLQVGLSRAHRLAQGKVIRLHLHSSFPVQVDGEPWIQPPGCLEISHRGQMFMLRRTSEEPTGHAAAIMSEILVNAECNGVIDASQKRLLLHEIALRLSS